The Desulfobacterales bacterium sequence TACTTTCTCGCCGTGGCCCCTGAATCCATGGCCCAGCTCTACCGGCTGGAATTGGCCGTGGCCAACCAGGACAACGCCCTTCTTCCCGGGATGTTCGCCCGGGTGGAGGTGGTCAAGCAGTCCCTGCCCCGGGCAATTGCGATCCCGCTCTATGCGGTGATCTCCCGTGACAATAAAAACTATGTCTACCTGGACGACGGCGGCAAGGCCGTGGCCCGGGAGGTGAAGCTCGGCATCCTCGACGGCTGGCAGATCCAGGTGCGCGAGGGGTTGGTTGTCAATGACCGGGTGATCGTGGTCGGCCATCGCGAGGTGGACACCGGCCAGATGTTGAACGTGGTCCGTGTTGTCACCGATCCCCGGGAGCTTGTCCGATGATCGTCTCCGATACCGCGGTCCGCCAGCGGGTCAGCGTCATGGTCCTGGCCCTGATCATCCTGGTGATCGGGACCTACTGCTACCAGTCGCTGCCCCGGGAGAGCGACCCGGACATCACCATCCCCAACGTCTTTGTCTCCACCACCTACAAGGGGGTCTCGGCCGCGGACATCGAGACCTCGATCACCATCCATATCGAAAAAAAGCTCAAGGGGCTGGAGGGGGTGAAGAAGATCAGCTCGATCAGCGCCCAAGGGCTCTCCTCGATCAATATCGAGTTTGAAACCGATGTTAACATCGACGATGCCCTGCAAAAGGTGCGGGACCGGGTGGACGAGGCCAAGAACGACCTGCCCGCCGATCTGGAGCAGGACCCCTCGGTGTTTGAGGTCAATTTTTCCGAACGGCCGATCGTGATTTTTTCCTTGAGCGGCACCTGCGGGATCGTCCGGCTCAAGGAGATCGCCGATGATCTCAAGGATGAGATCGATACCATTCCCGGGGTGCTGGAGGCGGTGGTCACCGGCGGCCTGGAACGCGAGATCCTGGTAGAGGCATTTCCCGAGAAACTGGCCTACTACAATATCCCGATCTTCAACCTGCAGCAGGTGGTGACCAGCGAGAACCGCAACACCTCGGGCGGGGTGGTCCGGCTGGGCGACGGCCGCTACCAGATCCGGGTGCCCGGCGAGTTCAAGAGCCCGGATGAGATATACACCCTGGTGGTGGGCACCCACCAGGGTCAGCCCGTCTATCTCAAGGATGTGGCCCGGGTCAGGGACGGATTCAAGGAGGAGACCAGCCGCTCCCGGTTGAACGGCCGCGAGGCGGTCAACATCATGGTCAAGAAACGGTCCGGTGAGAATATCATCGCCATTGCCGATGCCGTCGACGATCTGCTCGACCGGCTGGAGCCCACCTGGCCCCAGGGTACCGAGATCACCAAGTTGATGGACAAGGCCAAGGATATCCGCAGGATGGTCGCGGATCTGGAGAACAATATCCTCTCGGGCCTGGTCCTGGTGGTAATTGTCCTTTTCTTTGCCCTGGGTATCCGTAACGCGGTGCTGGTCAGCATGGCGATCCCCTTTTCCATGCTGTTGTCGTTCATGGTTCTCTATGCCCTGGGCATCACCCTGAACATGGTGGTGCTTTTTTCACTGTCCCTGGCCCTGGGCATGCTGGTGGACAACGCCATTGTCATTGTTGAAAACATCTACCGTTACCTGGAGCAGGGGGTGCCGCGCATCCAGGCGGCCATGCGCGCCACCTCAGAGGTGGCCTATCCGGTGATCGGCTCCACCCTGACCACCCTGGCCGCCTTTTCGCCCATGCTGTTCTGGCCCGGGATCATGGGGGAGTTCATGGGCTACCTGCCGCTTACCCTGATCGTCACCCTCTCGTCAAGCCTGTTCGTCGCCATGGTGATCAACCCGGCCCTGGCCGCCTTTTTCATGCGGGTCAAGGGAGGCGACGGCAAGAACAAGGGCGGTTTGAGTGGAGAAGAGGTCGCCCGGGCCGGCGAGAGTCCGGTAACGATCACCGGACCGATTCTCCGCTTCTACGTCCGGCTGCTCAAGGGCGCGCTCAACCATCGACTGGTGGTTATCTCCAGTTCGTTCGCCACCCTGCTGTTGATGTTTTTCGTCTGGCAGCTGACAATCGGCCTGGAAAAACCGATTGAGTTCTTTCCCAACATCGAACCCAAGTCGATGTACGTCAACATCGAGACCCCGGAGGGCGCCGGGCTCGACTATGTGGACCGGTTGGTCCGGGAGACGGAACTGGCGGTCATCGGCGTCGGCCACGACCATGATTATGATGTTGCCTATCTGCCCAAGGAACATAAAAAGAAAGACGGCGCCACCTTTACCGGGCCCAGCGACCTGGACAACGTGGAGTATATCTACGCCAAGGCGGTGATCGCCTCCGGTCCGGGGAGTCGTTTCGATGCCAATGCCCCCAACCATGTGGGTATTCAGTTCATCGACCTTGAGGACCGGATCACCCCGTCGTCCGAGACCCTGGAGGAGATCCGCCAACGGGTCAAGGATATCCCCGGCGGCAAGATCACCGTGGCCGAGCAGGCCGAGGGCCCGCCCACCGGCGCGCCCATCAATATCGAGATCGCCGGTGCTAATTTTCAGGTCCTGGGCCGGCTGGCCAGGTCGATCCGGGCGATCATCGGTAATGTGCCCTTTGTCGAGGACATCCAGGACGATTTTGTCGAAGGCACCCCCACGGTGCGGATCCGGGTGGACCGGCAGAAGGCGGCCCTGTTCGGCCTGACCACCGATAATATCGGCGCCGCCTTAAAGACCGCTTATAACGGCCAGGATGTCTCCACTTTTCGCGAGGGCGGCGAGGACTATGACATCACGGTCCAGCTCCCGGACCGCGAGCGACGGGTCATCGACGTGTTGCGGGAGCTGCTGCTGCCCACCCCCTCCGGCAAACTGGTGCCGCTGTCTACCCTGGCCACGGTGGACTATACCGGCTCAATTGGTGATATCGTCCGCATTGACCATGAGCGGGTGGTCACGGTCAAGGCCAATGTGGATGAGACCAAGGTGCCGGGCCCGGTGGCCCGGGCCATGGCTGAGGAGCTTTTGCGGGAGTTCCCCCTGCCGCCCGGCTATCGGATCACCTTTACCGGCGAACTGGAGTTTCAGCAGGAGTCCGAGGATTTTCTGAGCAAGGCTTTTATAATAGCCCTGTTCCTTATTTTCCTTATCCTGGTCACCCAGTTCAACTCGATATCCCAGCCCTTTATCATCATGACCTCGGTGATTCTTTCCCTGGGCGGCGTCTTTCTCGGCTTGACCGTTATCAAGTCGCCGTTCGGGATCATCATGACCGGGGTAGGGGTCATTTCACTGGCCGGGGTGGTGGTCAATAACGGAATCGTGCTCATCGACTATACCAACAAGCTGCGTCAGCGGGGCCTGGCGCTCCGGGAGGCGGTCGTCGCTGCCGGCGCCACCCGGCTGCGGCCGGTGGTCTTGACCGCCATCACCACCATCCTGGGGTTGATTCCCATGGTGACCGGGGTCTCCTTTGACTTTCACCAGGGGACCATCTCCTGGGTGAGCGAGTCCAGCCAGTGGTGGCGGAGCATGGCCATTGTGGTCATCTTCGGTTTGATGATCGCCACCTTTCTCACCCTGGTGGTAACCCCCACCCTGTATGCCTCGTTTGTCGAGGGCGGGCAACGGCTGAACAATTTCGCGGCCCGGCTGCAGCGGCTCTACTGGCGGCCCTATGAATGGCTGGCTCGGGAATCAGGGGACAGGGGACAGGGGACAGAGGACGGATGACGGAGGACGGAGGACGGAGGACCCTCCTTCGCCTGATGGCTACGGCGGGCAAGCAGAAAAGATATGGAGCGATGATCGTGGCCCGGAATATAATATTCCCTGCACCCTGCACCCTGCACCCTGCACCCTGCACCCTGCACCCTGACTCGCACCAAGCACCAAGCACCAAGCACCAAGAACCAAGCACCAAGAACCCTTTACCCCAAGGAATGATAGTGAATAACGATACCATCCAAGAAAACCTTACCGGCAAGCAGGTCCGGTTCCTGCGCGGGCTCGGCCATCATCTCACCCCCAAGGTCACCATCGGCCGGGAGGGGATCACCGCCACCCTGGTGGCCGCGGCCCGGGCGGTGCTCACCCGCCATGAGTTGATCAAGGTCAAGGTCGGCAACAACTGCGAACTGGAGCGGAAGGAGGCAGCGGAACTGCTGGCCGAAAAGAGCGGCGCCGCCCTGGTTCAGGTCCTGGGCAGGACCTTTCTGCTTTACCGCGCCAACCCGGACCGGGAAAAGGATGAGCGGATCGTGTTGCCTTAAGGAACGGGTTGAAGGGTTGAGTAATAATAATCGAATAGCGATCAAGGAATGACGAGTGACGAAGGGAAACAAAAATTCGTAATTCAGGACTCGACTGTTCGATATTCGATTGTTATAAGGAGATGTCGCAGGCTCGAAACACCTCAGAAGCAGTGCCTGGATAAAAGAAGAAGGGCCGTTGGCCAGCCTCTGTTTTGCAGATAAGAGAAGGGGATATGAATAAAAAACTGCATGTTATCATTGCCGGCGAGTCGGGCCGGTCCCGGGCTTTGGCATTGTCCGTCCCGCGGCTGAAATTTGCGGCCGGGCTGGCCTGCCTGGTCCTGACCCTGCTTACGGTGATGAGCATTTTCGGGGTCAGGCTCTATTCCCGCAACCTTGAACTCAGCGCAACAATGGCGGACCTGGAAACAGCGCTTGCCGGGGCTCATGTCACGACCAGCGATCTGGAGGAACAGGTCGCGGGCCTCCGGCGGGAGAAGGAGGTTCTGCTGGAGAATGCGGTGGGGGAGTTGAATGAAAAGAGCCGGCTCATCGAGTCGATCCTGAGCACCGTGGGGGTGGATGTCAGGGAAAAGGAAAGCCGGAGCAATGCCGGCGGTCCCTTCACCGCCCTGTCCGGCAGCAGTTCCGGGGACCTGATCTTCAAGGTTGACCGGTATCTGGAGACCATCCAGTATATCCCCCTGGGCGCACCGGTTCCCGGGGTGGTCACCTCCAAGTACGGCCGCCGCCTGGACCCGCTCAACAACAAGCCCGCCTTTCACAACGGGGTGGACATCCGCGGCCGCCGGGGGACCGGGGTCAAGGCCACGGCCGACGGCAAGGTCTTTCGGAGCGGCTATGACCAGGGTTATGGCTGGTTTGTGATCCTTGAGCATGGCAACGGGTTCAGGACCATGTTCGGCCATCTGAAAAAGGTCCTGGTCAAATCGGGCCGGCAGGTCTCCCGGGGCCAGGTCATCGGCCTGCTCGGCAGCAGCGGCCGAAGCACCGGCCCGCATGTCCACTATGA is a genomic window containing:
- a CDS encoding efflux RND transporter permease subunit, which encodes MIVSDTAVRQRVSVMVLALIILVIGTYCYQSLPRESDPDITIPNVFVSTTYKGVSAADIETSITIHIEKKLKGLEGVKKISSISAQGLSSINIEFETDVNIDDALQKVRDRVDEAKNDLPADLEQDPSVFEVNFSERPIVIFSLSGTCGIVRLKEIADDLKDEIDTIPGVLEAVVTGGLEREILVEAFPEKLAYYNIPIFNLQQVVTSENRNTSGGVVRLGDGRYQIRVPGEFKSPDEIYTLVVGTHQGQPVYLKDVARVRDGFKEETSRSRLNGREAVNIMVKKRSGENIIAIADAVDDLLDRLEPTWPQGTEITKLMDKAKDIRRMVADLENNILSGLVLVVIVLFFALGIRNAVLVSMAIPFSMLLSFMVLYALGITLNMVVLFSLSLALGMLVDNAIVIVENIYRYLEQGVPRIQAAMRATSEVAYPVIGSTLTTLAAFSPMLFWPGIMGEFMGYLPLTLIVTLSSSLFVAMVINPALAAFFMRVKGGDGKNKGGLSGEEVARAGESPVTITGPILRFYVRLLKGALNHRLVVISSSFATLLLMFFVWQLTIGLEKPIEFFPNIEPKSMYVNIETPEGAGLDYVDRLVRETELAVIGVGHDHDYDVAYLPKEHKKKDGATFTGPSDLDNVEYIYAKAVIASGPGSRFDANAPNHVGIQFIDLEDRITPSSETLEEIRQRVKDIPGGKITVAEQAEGPPTGAPINIEIAGANFQVLGRLARSIRAIIGNVPFVEDIQDDFVEGTPTVRIRVDRQKAALFGLTTDNIGAALKTAYNGQDVSTFREGGEDYDITVQLPDRERRVIDVLRELLLPTPSGKLVPLSTLATVDYTGSIGDIVRIDHERVVTVKANVDETKVPGPVARAMAEELLREFPLPPGYRITFTGELEFQQESEDFLSKAFIIALFLIFLILVTQFNSISQPFIIMTSVILSLGGVFLGLTVIKSPFGIIMTGVGVISLAGVVVNNGIVLIDYTNKLRQRGLALREAVVAAGATRLRPVVLTAITTILGLIPMVTGVSFDFHQGTISWVSESSQWWRSMAIVVIFGLMIATFLTLVVTPTLYASFVEGGQRLNNFAARLQRLYWRPYEWLARESGDRGQGTEDG
- the yhbY gene encoding ribosome assembly RNA-binding protein YhbY, coding for MNNDTIQENLTGKQVRFLRGLGHHLTPKVTIGREGITATLVAAARAVLTRHELIKVKVGNNCELERKEAAELLAEKSGAALVQVLGRTFLLYRANPDREKDERIVLP
- a CDS encoding M23 family metallopeptidase, whose protein sequence is MNKKLHVIIAGESGRSRALALSVPRLKFAAGLACLVLTLLTVMSIFGVRLYSRNLELSATMADLETALAGAHVTTSDLEEQVAGLRREKEVLLENAVGELNEKSRLIESILSTVGVDVREKESRSNAGGPFTALSGSSSGDLIFKVDRYLETIQYIPLGAPVPGVVTSKYGRRLDPLNNKPAFHNGVDIRGRRGTGVKATADGKVFRSGYDQGYGWFVILEHGNGFRTMFGHLKKVLVKSGRQVSRGQVIGLLGSSGRSTGPHVHYEVHFQDKLVNPAKFMRIARYLDANQQPPSEGGGLN